Within Fusarium fujikuroi IMI 58289 draft genome, chromosome FFUJ_chr08, the genomic segment GTATGAAAAAGGCGATAGACTCTATTCCCCTTGTGTACTTCTGCATGTATGTTCCGGCAGCTACTCCCATCATCGAGATTCTGCGACTGACTTTGAAGATAGGGTCCTGGAATATTTATGAACCTCTTCGCGACGTTCCTCTTTGATACGCATAGCGTGATGGGCCCCGTCGGCGTGCACCCTGACATGGATCTGCTCGCATCACTTGCAGATTATGGCAACATTGATATTTGGCATTTTATGCCTGTGTACGTCAACGAGCTGGGCCAGCATCCTGAAGTATTAGACAAGTTCAGATCCTCCAAGTTCATAGGAGCTGGTGGAGGTAAGTTCCCAATTCATTTGCAACTTTCGTTAACAAACGTCTTTAGGTCCTGTTAGCGCAGAGCTTGCCGCTAAGGTAAATGAGGTAGTACGTGTTCACAATTTGTTTGGAACAACTGAAGGCCTCTTCATGGGTGACATGCTAGTAGACAAGGAAGACTTCCTATGGGTTTCGTTTCACCCCTACGCCGGGTTTGAATACACAGAAATCGAGAGAGGTCTGTTTGAGCAGCGCGCCGTTAAGAACGAGCACTGGGCTCTGCATCAAGGAATCTTTCATACCTTTCCTGACGTGAATGAATTTAACTTCAAGGATCTGTTCATCAAACACTCGACAAAGCCTAACCTCTGGCTCTATATGGGTAGAAGCAACGACATTATCTGCTTGGAGGATGCGCAGAAACTGTCTCCCATCGAAACAGAGAACATGATCTGTGCTCATCCCAATGTCAAAGGATGTGTAATGGTATGTAAGCCTATATTCTGCAGCATGATCCTGAGTTGCTTACAGGTTTGACAGATTGGAAACGGCCAGAAGTTCGCTTGTCTAATGGTAGAGCTGAAAGACAATACTCCAAGAGACTCGGAGACCATCAAAGTGCTGATGGAAAATCTTGGGGATATTATTGACGAAGCAGATCAGAATCAGCTGCTGAGGGGCTATTTGAGACGAGATTACATTATTATCGCAGATGCCACAAGATCTCTTCCGCGTACGGAGAAGGGGACCATTTCCCGTAGAGCTGCTCTGAAGCTTTATGAGAAGGAAATTGACGCGTTTTACCGATTGAAGGGGGAGGCCACTGTAGGTGTTGGCCAACGTACGGCTCAAGCGGCCTAGATAGTTTCATGGCCCAGTAATTCAGGCAATCTTAAACATGGTTCTATTCATCGATCGTCACTATTGTCATCTTGTGTCCAGggcagcatcatcttcaaaaGCCGTCTACTACCTATCCAGCTTCACTGAGTGGATTCTCTACCATTCTGCCCATAACATAACATTCAGCTTTTGTGCCCTCTTCTGTATGTCGCGAGCAGAAAGCTGACTCAATTTGATCCTGTGGGAGGTCCTGAACCTCACCACCAAGTGGATGTCTGATGGAGACTGACTGCGGATCACGTAGCCCGTTTCTCAATGTTTGAAGAGCATCTCGCCAGAAGCCAACTCCGATGTGAACTAAAAACAACGAAATCTCTGATCCGACGTCAAGAGCCGCAGCCAATGTTCCAAGTTCTGTAGTGGTGACTGAGATCTCGGTCAGATGGATTGAGCGTAGGTTAGTTCCTGGGGGCCATGTAAATCCGATACCAACTGAGGTCGGAGCAGCAAGCATGGATTTAAGACCTAGGCTGTACCAAAACTCGCCGAGGTTGATATCTGCATGTGAGATGCATCCGGCGTTGAAGATTGCTCCCAAGTATTCGTTTATGACTTCCATCTCAGTCGCTGTCCTGGCCGTATTATTCTCGTCTTCATTTCTGATCCATGGGCCACAACCGCTACGGCACCTTGGCTGAAAGCTGAACTGCATAAGGTCAAGACGCTTGATGGCATCTGATAACTTGTCGCGGTCATCTCTGCTGAGTTGCATCATTGTGTAATCCGGCGTAGCTGATATATGGATAGAGAGTTGATCGATGAGCAGTGAATCTACTGCGCCTAGTGCAAGTGGAATATCCACAAGTAGTCTCGTCGGAACCCCAGGCCAGATGAATTCGTTTGGTTGGATCCAACGTGCTTCTTCCCATAGTATTGGCCGAGAAAGAACTTCAATTAGAATATCGGCTTGAGCTGAGATGTCTTGTTCGCCAACTGGGTCAAACTTGCGGCCTAGATCATAGTTGTTTGTGAGAACACCGTCGTGAAGCATGACGTGCCGGATGTTGGGCAGtctcgtcaagatcttggctACCACCAATTCGAATGCGCCGCCGCCATGACAGAGCTTCTGCAAATCGTAGCTTTCTTTATACTTTCTGTAGGCATGTCGAAGGATACTGTCCGCAAAGTCTGTCGGGCTTGCCGTGTTGCGTGATGTAGATGACTCTACAGACGCATTATTATGCATGTGTACCTCATTGATGAACCGTTGCATCAGACTCTCAAATGAAACTTGCCCACCCAAGTTGGTGTCAATTGCATCGAAAATTTGAGTTCGTTGACCCCATTCAGATAAAACGGCTGCGGCAAAATTGCCAAGACTGGCTGCAATCCACGGATGGTAAAAATGCAATCGGACATTCACCTCGTGTACTCCCTCTGCGATTCGAGGGTTTTCAAGAACTTGGCTAAATAGCTTAACACTCTCTGGGCAGCTGAAGTCTAAAGTGCCGCAGCGACGAACAGCATAATCGCTGCAGAGCAGGCAAAACCTCTTGCAGGTCAATCTCAGGCTGGAAATGGTGTCATTTTGGTGGTTTCGTTCTGTGCTTCTGCATAGTCTAAAGACAGTAAGTAAGATTTCGTTGGATATGTTTAAAAACCCTGGGATGTCCTCAGAGGATGTGGTCATGGTGGTACTGGATGACTTGTAGATGTCATTTGGTGTTTGCTTGGATAATGCGGAGTAATTGTCATGCCGATTATTCCGCGTCGGATAAAATTGACCTTACTTTAAGCGACAAACACACTTCTGTAAGTTTCCTATTGTGCTTTAGTGGATCTGTGACCGGCTGATTCTGGTACCCTATGAATCAGCCGCCTCTAATTGGACGGGGTTTAGGTGGGCTAGGATGGCCTGTGGATTGGCCATGTGATTCAGTGTCAatgttcaagaaggtcatgaTAACTTGTTCACGCATGAACATTCAAGTCGTCAGTTGAACTCCAGACTAGCCGTCGAACattgccctttaatttacttaagAGTGCCTTGCAGAGTAGAGTACTGGTTGTTCAGGATTTGACTATATAAAGAGAACCAGCGTCCACTTATGGTCGATTCATTCTTCTACCTACAACAACGCAGACCGTCAAATTGAGCGACACTTTCAATTGCAATCCTAACATTCACATCATCCACATCATCTACAACATCTACAGACAGACTAATCATGGGCAGCACATCTCTATCAAGTGACTGCATCATCAAATGCATGGTTGATGCGTATGCCTATGAAGGTGAGGCGATTGCCGTGCAGATGTCGCCTGAAAGGGGCTACTGCGGATGGGTAGCAACCATGCCTTCCAGTGATCTACGGGGAAACCGTAAGGGCAGCTATGAATTCGTTGTCATGTGGTCGGGGCAGTATTATCATCTTCGCAAGGGCGATGTTGCCGTTGAAGGTCCTCGGACTGGCGGACCAATTCATGACAAGTGTGCACTTGATGCCTTGAGCAGCAGCCCCCAATTTCAACGTCTTGCTGGTGATTTAAAATACGTGAACGATAATAACTGGAAGGTATTTTTGGCGTTACAGGAAGCTGAGGATATGATGGAGGCAGCCTGGCATAACCTTCTGCAATAGGTATTTATAATTGATCGGACTCGGATCCCAAACGGTAGCTTGAGAACACGACAACTATAGTTTTATCAGAATGCAAATTCGACCTTCGTTTTCTAGCCAGCCTTTCCGTTTGGTGAGGTACATGATTTACGCTTCGGAGCATTTCCCACGTGAAGTGTCATCGTCATGACTCGAGCCAACCCCATTAGCGCAGGTCTAGCGATCCAAGTGCAAACTCAAGCAACGCCACGACTCATGTTTCATCGGCAGTGCAACTTTCTCAACCAATCGCAACTCATGAAACGAATCACTCGCGAGGAACTGTTCCTGAGCTAACAATCGTAGTTGAACCCTTTTGGACTCGCAGCTCCAATAGCCATTCTGTTACGGCTACGCTCAGACATCGGATACCGGCTAGTTATGATGCTTGACCCGATCGACACCCAGGAAAACCCACTGCCGAGCTGCGAGCCCATCACATGCACCACGATTGTCTCACTAAAATGATCTGCATCGCCTCTCTCCCCTTTTTGTGTCCCCGTTCCCTGGCCCTGGTCCCTCTGAACTTCCCTGttctcttcaactccatGTCTGGTTTGAGATGCGCTTCTCGCGATGAGGGCAGGCCTTCTAACTGCGCTTCTTAGCTTGCTTGCATTTACGGGCGTGTTCGGGACTCCAAGCTTCGACACGAGTCTTCCAGATTGCGCGGTTTGTGAATTGTTGATTGACCTTGTAGTAGTTATTGCTAATTTTAGTAGCAAATATGCTTTCGGACGTTGACCAGCCCGGACTGCTATAAGCCGAGCTGCTTCTGTACCTCTAACACCTTTCACAATGACTTGATACCCTGCCTCAAGAGCCATTGCCCGATTCCACAAGTCTTCGGTACGTAATGCCCAGATCGGCTGGCCATCATAGGTTGACTGACCGACCCAGCGTCGTTGCGATATCTCGACCAGAAATGCGAGCGACCACGACGCGACCGAAGGAACGATGCCTGGCCGTACCTATCGATACACATTCTCTGCATCCTTTGTGCAGTCATTCGAGTTTACACAAAGATATTCATTGTCAGGAAGATTTCACCTGAAGACTGGCTGTCATTCACTTCTTTGGTTATCTACGTTGTGTACTTTGGAATTGGACACCATGGTAAGGGCTGAGTCAACTACTCTGAAGCGTTGAGCAGCTTCTAATTCATTGCAGCGTTGATGTCGGCATTTGGGCAGGATATTTGGTGGGTCAACGCCGATGATCTATCCCATGCCCTCAAGGTAATTTTCACTGTCTATCTATCTAAGCCCCTTGAAGCTAACTTGACAAGCTCTTTTGGATCGACTGTCCTGTCTATACTCTCCTTCTCGGAATGACCAAAGTCACAATAATCCTGTTCTATATCCGTCTGTGTCATGTCTATACGCTGTTTTGCCAGCTATGTTGGGCTtgcattctcatcatcagtctCAGTACAGGCGCCTTGATGTCACTGAATATCTTCCAGTGCACTCCGATACGATGGAATTGGGATCGATTCAGTGGAGAAGATGTCGACTTTTGGTGCATGGACTTGAACAAACTGCAGTGGTCAATTAACATCACCAATATTATCTTTGATCTTGTAGTTCTGGTACTTCCAATACCGCTCATATGGAAAAGTATGTCTGGCCACATTTTGGAAGGATATGATCTGACGTTGATAGCAAAATCAACTTTTCGCCGAAAACTGGGCATTGTCTTGATGTTCAGCCTCGGagtcgtcgtcctcgtcgcAAGCTGTCTCAAGATGCGCTATAACGTTCTCTACGGCCACTCCAACAACATAACATGGGACTACATGGATTTAATGGTATGGGCCGGAATAGAAAGCTCAGTCAGCATCGCAGCGCCATGCCTACCAACTGTTCGACTGTTTTTGCACAAAGTGTTTCCTACGTCATTTGGGCGGATCTTTGCGTTTGGGTCGCATTGCGAAAGGACGTTGGACCAAGAGATCAAggcggaagaagaagaggttgcGCAGTGGGCAGCTGATGTTGAAATGACGACGGATTCTCGACTTCGTGTTGCGAGACCGAGACGAGCGGCGATAAGTTTAGGTGAGGGGTTCGAGAATGGAGGGAGGatgaaaaaaaagaaggctatGACGGAAGCAAGTCGGATATTGAAGAGCGTAGATGAGATACCACTGTCGCCGTAATGATCTGGTATTCATCAATCCAATAAGTAATTTACCggtaataatttaatcttcGCACAAATTTTATCAATTTTCATTATAGCTATCTGGTTCGTAGACCATGACGGTAGGTTCGTGATGCTTGGATATAGTCAGATTATTGTAACGGATGGGCTGTTGAGTAACAGAGACAAAACACGCCATTACAAGTTTTTGATAATCCCATTGACGGCGTCTGATCCGATCGTGGCACCTGCACCAAAAGTGATTGCGTGCCCGGCCCTTTTTGCAAAGTCTTTGCCGTGATGATGCTGCTAAGACTATTAGCAATATTCTGGGTAGAGGATTCGGTTAATAGAAATAACAAACCTCTTCATGTCCATGCGCTTCCTTGGGCTGAGGCGGTGGCGCTGACTggtccttcttttcctgtAATTAATTAGTCAGATGAATGTCAATGTAACTGGGAATACTTACTCCTTGGTCTTTTGTCTCGGGCATTGTGGCTCTTGCTGGACTTTTATCGTACTGGAAAGGGGCTTGGTTAATTTCTAGGCCTTGCGCTGCCAAAGAGTAAATAAGTCAGGAGATACTATGCGAAGTCTTATATACAACTCTGATGACTTACTCTAGAAATTATCCAGCAGAATGTCAGCAATGACGTGAATACGGCAATTATGACGAGCACTATGTCATTGATAAGAGGATTAGGTTTTGCTGAACGGCTAATCGGCAATGGTTACATTGAAATGTATGCCATAGTGCAAAGTCTATTATGGGTGAGTATGCCGTCACTTGCAGATATACTCCACAATTGGGCGATCCTATACTATTCCGTATAGTGTTAATTTGTTGCACGTCAAGGACTTGAGCGATTCTCAAGTTATGAAGCCAATCACCACTATTTCGGACACAAACAAGAGCTTCATCGTTGAGGCCCTTGAAAATTTCCATCTCATCGCCCAACACCATCGATCTTCTGATCAGTGACTCCTACGTCCTCTCCGAGATCATGCGACAAAGCTTTGAAGTTGCACGAACAATCTtagcatcttcatcgccttcgCCGTCATTGTCAGTTTCAATCAAGGGCGAAAGGATATAGTTCTCATGATCATTGAACAGCGCAAACCTACTATTGCAACGTCAAGGTGATCCCAGGGCAAGAAGACGCGCGCGGAACTTCAACCCACCATGTCCCTGCCATCATGCTACTCCATAATGACTGGTAGAAAGAATTGCATCCACTTGACAATAGGCCCTGGCTGTATTCTCCTGGTTCACAATCTGCTTTGGGATACACATATCAATCCGGTGCCATTTCTCTGCGTGAGAATCGCATTCTGAAGCGGAGCGCTATCGACAAAGACCGCATAACGACGATATATTTAACACATAATGGAACAAGGGAACTGAGACTTCATGAAGGCCTTGTCCTGCAAACACGGACATGGCCCCTTGGACTGTTCACTGAGAGCCTGGAGCACATTTATACTGTACTGTATTTTGCGACCCAATTTGGTGTTCTTACATTCTTTCCTAGCAAGTATGAACACTCGATGTATCTCTCGATTGGTTGTGGTGAAGTGTTTACTATATAATGGGATACTTCCAACTCCCATCAACAATTCCATCGTTAAGCACCTCACATCTACCAACCATAAAGACATTCAAACTTCAACGCCTTAGCTCTTCTATGAATAAAAAGTCATCATGAATAACACTCAGTCAACAAAGGTAAAGCGAAACACTGTCGATATGAAAACTCTTGATGGTCTATGTCACATTCACATCCTGCACGGATATAGGGGATCCTGCATAGCGGACATGTAGGGCGAAACATTCATGCCAGGTTTTAAGAGATGGGCATGCTCAACCCAGTTCTCTGCACTCTCCTTACCGAGACGGAAGGCCTCGGCGACATCAGGGGAGTCGAGAATGTCCTCAAGGATGTCGATTGCAACACGGACTCCCCAGATCTTCTGCTCAATGGACCATCCGTTCGAAGACTCTGCTTCGTAGTCAAAATCTAGGAGCTTATCAATGGCTTCATTGAGGCCCAAGATCTTATTCAGGTCGTTGAATGAGTCCCGGGCAATTTCCCAGAAGATCGGGTAACAAACCCTGCTTCGGCGGGAGGTGCCGGCCAGATGGATTCCCACTGTGAATTCAGCATGCCCGCGGTACCTGAACATCTACTGACGTTTATTCATACTTCAGAGGGATCCGCGCCGGTCGAGAGGCctgagaagagggagaaagtTTTCAACAAGAGAATTCCGAGAGGACCTGTTGACGAGATGGCGGATTTGCTGtgcaaggtcaagattgattgatggtgTGAGGCCAAGAGATATTTTGActattaaatacttttctTGAAGCAATGGATAGTTATATCAAATTTACATGTCCTAAAGTTAAATCGTACAGAAATTGCTATCcatactattaattttacCGTGATGGTTGTACTTAATGCTGGTTCCTAACAGTCCGTAGTAAAAGACCTACATACCTTCAAGATCATACAAGACATAGGTGCAATATCTAGAAAACATTACAAAATTCACATAAACACGTTGGTGGCCTCAGCTCATATGTACTATATTTTAAGTTGTAGTTAGTGAATTTATTATTTGCAAACCCGATTGATCCTCGGCATTATGTCAGGTGTATACTATCATTAAGCCATGTAAGGGCTCTAGCACAGAATTAATAAACCATTATTAGGGTAGAACGTGCGGTAGTCATgatttcctcttcaacctatTCTCATCCTCTACATACAAGCTTGATTCAtgagtaataaaaataaaattgCACTACCTCCAGTCCCCTCTACCAGATGTCATAACCACTCCAACTCCTTACTCATCGACCACTCAATCGTCCCCAACCGTGTAGATAGCAGTAGCAAGGTACTCAAAATGAAGACTCATACCCGTCTCACCGCAACATCCCAGGTAGAAGCCAGACTCGTCGACGGCCTGGTCACCAGAAGGAGCAAGATGATAAATCCAGTATTGCTTAAATGCCGACTTTGGGTCGATGAAGATTGGCGTGATCTGGACCCTTGGGGGGCGATCAAACTTTGTCTTGAAGGTGAAGCGCGTTGGTCGGCCATCGGCGTATCGGGTGATGACGCCTTTGCCGGCTTCAACCTCACCGATACTGCCGTGCTTAGTGTCTCGGACTGTGCCTAGTTAAGGATAAAAGTAAGTATTAGAGACTCAATATTTGGAGGTATGACTTGACCTACCTGTGGCGCTCATGATGATGTCTGTTTACAGCTTTGGCCTGTTTGAGGTGATATTTGTGTGTGATGAAGGATATCTCAAGACCTCAGAGAGGGCAGGCGGTCCATGCCTTATACACCCTCCGAGATGGTCTGGGATTTAAGCACCGTTGTCAAGCCATTTGGGGTTTTGTGCTGTCGAGGGCATACTCTGTCTCAGCTGAAAGCTTCATGACATCATGCAGTATGTCGGTGTAATGTAGGTGCGTCTCATTCGACAAACAAACATCGCAGATACGAGACCGTCATGTCGACGGTTTCTGAGTTTGAATGACTGAGGCGAGGCACACAACTCAGGAGAGATGGTCTATGAATACATGACGAGCAGAAGTTTGGTGGGAAGTACTGTTTCACGTTGCATAGGCTAAGATCGGAGCTATGCACGTCGCGCCCCGAGCCACGGAACGATAAGACCCGGCGTAGCTCTCGACTTCCATCCCTATCTATGACCTGTCATCTTGAAAGCTAAAAATCCCTCTATACCTCGGCCGTCGCTCGTTCATAGTCAAATGAAAACCCGTAGATTCTTGCCACATTCCATCGCAGGTCTTCCCGCAATCTGAGCTTCTGTGTTCACATCTTGCTCATATCTCAGATCACCAAGTCTTCGTGTCTTACTACCCCTCTTCACCGCTTCATGCACAGCTCCAAATGGAGTAATACGGTTTTCAGCTGTCGGGCCTCAAACACTCGACCCTCATCAATCGCCAGCCACTCCACCAGCGACAGCATGACTTCCCAGCTTCCATTATAGTCATACAAGGAGTCAGCGGTAGAGCTTCCTGTAATGGGACCTCTGCAAAACGAGACGGGAGTAACCCAAGTCCGAAGCGATGCGAGGTCAGACACAGTGGAATATGCTTACTTGATTAAGAGCCACTATCGCGCGTCCTTGCCTTTCACCTCTCTTCGGTCTGTTTCTCCTTGCTATGTGGCGGACCGTACACGGGAACGAATGTGGATAATGGCGTAAATGAGCCTATCGGTCATTGTTCCCATGTCTCTAATACGGTCCGCTCCCTTCGTTCCCGTAGTCTTCCGAAACGTCCCATTGGTCTCAGGATAATGTGTTGTGAATCATGCATTAGTGACAGTCATCTTGTCGAGTAGTAGTAGTGAGGCTTTAGGTGACCAATAATATCTAAGCAATCTGAGTCGGTCAATCTCAACGCCTGTTGAAGGCATCCGAGCCCTGGTTGATGGGGATTCCCTGACCATGATTTAAGCTCCTACCGCTTACCACTTCCTGAGGCACTTTTCACACAGTGAGATGCTCAATCGTTCAGCCAAAgtattgtctttcttccctTTTGTTCCTTATGCTCCTGTAAGTCTAGTTTGAGGGATGAAGGGGAAAAGAATAGAGAATACTTGCAAGAAGTGGAATTGAGTGCGGTATTGAATGAAAGGGTGGTGCTTTCGCATTCCAAGTGAGATTGCCGCCTTTACCTCTCCTCCGGTGGGAAGAAATACATGAGACTGACTTACACCAAAATCCACTGATCTACCACCAAATCCAGTCCCGTGTATTATTCCCCCCCCCCCTAGCCTCTGTCTGCAAGTCGAGTTGGATCTGAGAAGTGGCTGAAACAAACCGTGATTCAGTTCTGGAGGTATGAATATGTTGTCTCAGCCAATTCTCAAGGGAGAGAAGGAGAGTGATAGGTTCTGAGACTCGTCAGAGTACGAAGACACTGCCTTTGCAGAAGGGAATATCACCGCGCGGATCGCCTTATCAAGGGCAGTATGAGGTAGGAGCATTATAGTGATCTTACTGAAGACGGAAGTGAGATCAGCGCCTGCATGGATCCCGAATGGTGCTCGCGATGGCGCTGCTGTACTCATCTGCCAGCTCCAGCCTACAGCTCGATTGGGTGAGTACTATACTATTTCTACCCGAAAAGCCAATTGATGAGCGACGTAACATGCAGAACATAGAGGGAAATTAAAGGCTCGGTGACGTGACGAGACTGTGCTGGCTTCTCTGTATCTTTGCTGTAGACCGTCGGCCAAAATAGGTGTTATGGAAGACAATCTATTGGCCACCTGTTGGCTAGTTACGCTCCTTCGAGTTCTTAAACGTGGAAACCGCCAAATTTTCAGCATTTTGTCGTCATTCAGGTTTTCTTGAAATGCTCATCACGGCAATTTTGTCACACATACAAAGTTTTACCCCAGCATCGAAATCTCACAGTAcaaaggaaaataaaaaatgCCTGCCAGAAAAGCTCTAAATCAAGTTTTCTTCTAATGTGGGTTCTTCACTCTACAGCCTTGTGACCAGTATAAGGCTCCTTTCTTCCATTTTGCGGTGAGAACAA encodes:
- a CDS encoding related to nonribosomal peptide synthetase MxcG, coding for MAPAGDLGRRLIPCILDEMSRDEPDRVIYSIAKSADISKGFTEITAREFANAVNKTAWWLEHLVGKSESFQTIGYIGPHDIRYFLLNLACVKVGYQVIFLSPGNSIEAAMGLLAATKCSLWVHPVDYPPYQLVEKIQQTWELRIMEIPTVAELLDASSSPQYPYAKTYDEAMADTFCILHTSGTTGLPKPIYLSNGLLATMDAARILPPFEGDNGARPWATLYEKGDRLYSPCVLLHGPGIFMNLFATFLFDTHSVMGPVGVHPDMDLLASLADYGNIDIWHFMPVYVNELGQHPEVLDKFRSSKFIGAGGGPVSAELAAKVNEVVRVHNLFGTTEGLFMGDMLVDKEDFLWVSFHPYAGFEYTEIERGLFEQRAVKNEHWALHQGIFHTFPDVNEFNFKDLFIKHSTKPNLWLYMGRSNDIICLEDAQKLSPIETENMICAHPNVKGCVMIGNGQKFACLMVELKDNTPRDSETIKVLMENLGDIIDEADQNQLLRGYLRRDYIIIADATRSLPRTEKGTISRRAALKLYEKEIDAFYRLKGEATVGVGQRTAQAA
- a CDS encoding related to integral membrane protein; this encodes MRAGLLTALLSLLAFTGVFGTPSFDTSLPDCAQICFRTLTSPDCYKPSCFCTSNTFHNDLIPCLKSHCPIPQVFASLRYLDQKCERPRRDRRNDAWPYLSIHILCILCAVIRVYTKIFIVRKISPEDWLSFTSLVIYVVYFGIGHHALMSAFGQDIWWVNADDLSHALKLFWIDCPVYTLLLGMTKVTIILFYIRLCHVYTLFCQLCWACILIISLSTGALMSLNIFQCTPIRWNWDRFSGEDVDFWCMDLNKLQWSINITNIIFDLVVLVLPIPLIWKTKSTFRRKLGIVLMFSLGVVVLVASCLKMRYNVLYGHSNNITWDYMDLMVWAGIESSVSIAAPCLPTVRLFLHKVFPTSFGRIFAFGSHCERTLDQEIKAEEEEVAQWAADVEMTTDSRLRVARPRRAAISLGEGFENGGRMKKKKAMTEASRILKSVDEIPLSP